The DNA region GCGCGGCGAGGGCGACGCTCGCTCCCCAGTTCGCGTAGGCGGGCCGCTGCCCCGCTACGGTCACGCTCGTCACCGTCAGGACGCCCCGGCACCCGGCGGGCGTGTACCCCCGCGCGTCCGCCCCGTCGTTCGCCGCCCCCGCCACCACGAGCGCCCCCCGCGCGGCCACGGCGTCGAGGGCCGCCTGGACCCGCGCGTCACAGCCCGTCAGCGGGATGAAGTCGGCGAAGAGGCTGAGGTTGAGCACCCGCGCGGGGCTCGGGTTGGCGGGCACGCCGGGCACCGGGAGGCCCGCCGCCCAGCGCAGCGCGTCCGCGAGGTCCTGGGGGTCGATCAACCCGTCCACCCCCGCCACCCGCACCTGCACCACCCGGGCCTGCGGGTTGATGCCCGCCATGCCGCGCCCGTCGTGCGCCGCCGCGATCAGGTTGGCGACCACCTCGGCGTGGTAGGCGAACTGGCCCACCCCGCCCGCGTCGGGGTCGCGCCCGCCGCCGTCCCCGGCCCGGGCGGGGTCGGAGACGAAGTCGTACCCGTTCACCACCCGCCCGGTGAGTTCGGGGCTGGGCACGAAGCCGGTGTCGAGCACGGCGACCGTGACCGGGGCGCCGTGCCCCCTCCCCAGCAGCGCCCACGCGCCCGGCGCCCGAATGGCCTCCAGGTTCCACTGCCGCGCGAACAGGGGGTCGGCGGGGCGGTAGAGCGTGGGGGCGACCGGAGGGGTCGCGGGCGGGTTCGTCAGCGGCAGCAACGGTGGGGCGGGTTGCGCGGGTGTGGGGAGGGGCTGGAGTTCCGGCAGCGTCGCCTGGCCGGAGGGGAGGGGCAGGGCGGGAATGGGGACGATCCGTGGGGCGGCGGCGGCCACCCCCGCCAGGGCGCCCGTCAGGAGCAGGGAACGCAGAAGGTTCACCCGCCCAGTCTGGCGCGCCCCGCTGACCCGGGGCTGAGAGCGGGATGGTCCCGGGGCGGTGGAACCGGGGGTGTCTCCCCGACCACCGCGTAGCATCCCTCCATGACCTCGACTCAGGCAAAGCGGCAGGTGGTGATCCTCACGGGCGCGTCGAGCGGCATCGGGCGGGCGACGGCGCACGAACTCGCCCGGCGCGGACACACGCTCGTCCTTGCGGCGCGGCGCGAAGGCACCCTCGCCTCCCTGGCGCGCGAACTCGACCCCAGCGGCTCACGCGTCCTCGCCGTGCCCACCGACGTGACCGAGGGCGACTCCCGCCGGGCGCTGATCGAGACGGCCCGGGAACACTTCGGCCCCGTCGACGTGCTCGTCAACAACGCGGGCGTGACTGTCGAGCGCGGCTGGTGGTGGGACGACCCCGACCCCCTGCGGGTGCTGCGGGTGAACCTGGAATCTCCCATCGAACTCACCCGCCTGGTGCTGCCGGAGATGCGCTCTCGGAAATCGGGGCACATCGTCAACATCGGCTCGGTGGCGGGGCGGGCGGCCACGAACGGCATCTACTCGGCGAGCAAGTTCGGCCTGCGCGGCTTCTCACTGGCCCTGCGGCGCGAACTCCTGGGCACGGGCGTCACCGTCAGCCTGATCGCCCCCGGCTTCGTCCGCAGCGAGATGACCCGCGCCGCCCGCCTCCCCATGCCCGGCCCCGAGGTCGTCGCCCGCGCCGTCGCCGACGTGCTGGGCCGCCCCCAGCGCGAAGTCACCGTGCCGCGCGTCTACCGCCCCCTCGCCTTCCTCGACCACGCCCTCCCCGGGGTGGGGGACTGGATCGTGAGACGGATCATCCGGCGGCGGTACGCGCACGGGGAGAGGTAGGGAGGGGGCGGGCGATGATCTGCGGGGCTCCACGAGGGGCGTAGAGCAGGGGTATAGGGCGTTTGGGGGCGCTGGTGGAGGCTCCGTTTACCCTCCTCCCAGCCTCCCCCACAAGGGGGGAGGGGCAAAAGAAGCCGAAGCCTTCGCTTGTTGTTAAAACGTCAATTCGGACGCCTGCCAAGTGGTCGTGACTGAACGCTCCAGGCCCAC from Deinococcus aetherius includes:
- a CDS encoding S8 family serine peptidase; protein product: MNLLRSLLLTGALAGVAAAAPRIVPIPALPLPSGQATLPELQPLPTPAQPAPPLLPLTNPPATPPVAPTLYRPADPLFARQWNLEAIRAPGAWALLGRGHGAPVTVAVLDTGFVPSPELTGRVVNGYDFVSDPARAGDGGGRDPDAGGVGQFAYHAEVVANLIAAAHDGRGMAGINPQARVVQVRVAGVDGLIDPQDLADALRWAAGLPVPGVPANPSPARVLNLSLFADFIPLTGCDARVQAALDAVAARGALVVAGAANDGADARGYTPAGCRGVLTVTSVTVAGQRPAYANWGASVALAAPGGEPGHGVVASSLSGPGGERDPDGTSFAAPQVAGVASLLFGLKPGLTPAQVQGVLARTATPFPGGRCDPLDPRKTCGAGLLDAEAAVRSSLTTARSH
- a CDS encoding SDR family NAD(P)-dependent oxidoreductase; amino-acid sequence: MTSTQAKRQVVILTGASSGIGRATAHELARRGHTLVLAARREGTLASLARELDPSGSRVLAVPTDVTEGDSRRALIETAREHFGPVDVLVNNAGVTVERGWWWDDPDPLRVLRVNLESPIELTRLVLPEMRSRKSGHIVNIGSVAGRAATNGIYSASKFGLRGFSLALRRELLGTGVTVSLIAPGFVRSEMTRAARLPMPGPEVVARAVADVLGRPQREVTVPRVYRPLAFLDHALPGVGDWIVRRIIRRRYAHGER